The Coregonus clupeaformis isolate EN_2021a chromosome 6, ASM2061545v1, whole genome shotgun sequence genome has a segment encoding these proteins:
- the LOC121568227 gene encoding uncharacterized protein LOC121568227: MKSHSAKPSTQWKKNMHLKVVIFALSFLTTTAHPLHRTSRETSQTLQDIINNQAHEKTDLSKDVNGLWKSHVENSNLYTQDSPKSMVSEIRHKLSLESERLRARLRQELTKLRETLAPYPAHSQSSESTLASMRDRLGPLTKQLQSAVNGNSQELCSHLRLYFQGLEAAESQAAAGPTLYLEAVQWISQTLDDSSAKITFVIQAFKTKASSMIRELNGTIQGDFWQEVNIRLGQEVQALSLEVQGRVGVLKAKLARLLLAPQPLKAEVSTSMEQFCQSAALQDQLFHARIEKHLLGQESQAQSPSEPLSLQPLGLLEEDFSDKLSALLQDILHTVQ; this comes from the exons ATGAAGAGTCATTCTGCCAAACCTAGTACCCAG TGGAAAAAAAACATGCATCTCAAAGTAGTGATCTTCGCCTTGTCATTCTTGACAACCACAG CACACCCACTCCACCGTACCAGCAGAGAAACATCACAGACCCTACAGGACATCATTAACAATCAGGCTCATGAGAAGACTGACCTCAGCAAGGATGTCAA TGGGCTGTGGAAGAGCCATGTGGAGAACAGCAACCTGTACACCCAGGACAGCCCCAAATCCATGGTGAGCGAGATCAGGCACAAGCTTTCCCTGGAGTCCGAGAGGCTGCGCGCCCGCCTTCGCCAGGAGCTCACTAAGCTGAGGGAGACACTCGCCCCGTACCCTGCCCACTCCCAGTCCAGCGAGTCCACCCTGGCCAGCATGAGAGATCGCCTGGGCCCCCTGACCAAGCAGCTCCAGAGCGCCGTGAACGGCAACAGCCAGGAGCTGTGTAGCCACCTCAGGCTCTACTTTCAGGGATTGGAGGCCGCGGAAAGCCAAGCGGCAGCCGGACCCACCCTATACCTGGAGGCCGTGCAGTGGATCAGCCAGACCTTGGATGACAGCAGTGCCAAAATTACCTTCGTCATCCAGGCCTTCAAAACCAAGGCGTCCAGCATGATCAGGGAGCTCAATGGTACCATCCAAGGGGACTTCTGGCAGGAGGTGAACATCCGGCTTGGACAGGAGGTGCAGGCGTTGAGTCTGGAGGTCCAGGGCAGGGTGGGGGTGCTGAAAGCAAAGCTGGCCCGTCTCCTGCTGGCTCCACAGCCCCTCAAGGCTGAGGTGTCCACCAGCATGGAGCAGTTCTGCCAGAGCGCCGCCTTACAGGACCAGTTGTTCCATGCCCGAATTGAGAAGCACCTTCTGGGGCAGGAGTCACAGGCTCAGAGCCCCAGCGAGCCGCTCTCTCTACAACCTCTGGGCTTATTGGAGGAGGACTTCTCTGATAAACTAAGTGCTCTCCTCCAAGACATTCTGCACACTGTCCAGTAA